A genomic stretch from Telopea speciosissima isolate NSW1024214 ecotype Mountain lineage chromosome 7, Tspe_v1, whole genome shotgun sequence includes:
- the LOC122668671 gene encoding polygalacturonase-like, which yields MHITCFTSFSSKFETKLLPENDIIIINVADFGAKGDGKTDSSPSFLKAWTTACTSPKPTVIIIPCKRYFLSPIVFQGPCNNSNLSFHFNGSVLIAPDYTKIPSFSQSYWLMFYGVKGVSLIGGYLDSQGSSLWSCKLSGQHNCPAGATSLTIYDSKDILIRNLISSNAKLYHIVVHTCKNVTLQSVGIYAPEKSPNTDGVHVQNSIDVCMLNTVIKTGDDCVSIGPGTRNLKILRVACGPGHGISIGSLGKELEEDGVENVTVKNVVFTGTQNGLRIKSWGRPSNGFVRGVVFKQVVMNEVQNPIVIDQNYCPDPLTSGCPNQNSGIKISNVTYADVKGTSASEVAMRFDCSASYPCKWIGLRDIKLTYQENQPAQSFCRNIRGIALGLVTPPSCL from the exons ATGCACATTACTTGTTTCACTTCCTTCTCGTCCAAATTTGAAACCAAGCTCTTGCCTGAAA atgaTATCATCATCATTAATGTTGCAGATTTTGGTGCTAAAGGTGATGGCAAAACAGATTCTAGCCCTTCATTTCTTAAAGCATGGACTACTGCTTGTACTTCTCCAAAACCAACTGTTATAATCATTCCTTGTAAGAGATACTTTCTTAGTCCAATTGTGTTCCAAGGCCCTTGTAACAATTCTAATCTCTCCTTTCATTTCAATGGCTCTGTTCTTATTGCTCCTGATTACACAAAAAtcccttctttttctcaaaGTTATTGGCTCATGTTTTATGGTGTCAAAGGTGTTTCACTCATTGGTGGTTACCTTGATAGCCAAGGCTCAAGCTTATGGTCATGTAAACTTTCAGGCCAACACAATTGCCCTGCTGGTGCAACA TCACTTACAATCTATGATTCAAAAGATATATTGATCAGAAATTTGATATCAAGCAATGCCAAGCTCTATCATATTGTTGTTCATACATGTAAAAATGTAACACTACAAAGTGTTGGGATTTATGCTCCAGAGAAAAGCCCTAACACAGATGGAGTTCATGTTCAGAATTCTATTGATGTTTGTATGTTGAATACAGTTATTAAGACAGGAGATGATTGTGTTTCGATCGGTCCGGGAACACGGAACTTGAAAATACTAAGAGTTGCATGTGGACCTGGACATGGAATTAGTATTGGAAGTCTTGGGAAAGAGTTGGAAGAAGATGGTGTGGAGAATGTAACAGTGAAGAATGTAGTTTTTACAGGAACACAAAATGGGTTAAGGATTAAATCATGGGGAAGACCAAGTAATGGATTTGTAAGAGGAGTTGTTTTTAAACAAGTTGTGATGAATGAGGTTCAAAACCCAATTGTTATTGATCAAAATTATTGCCCTGATCCACTCACTTCAGGTTGCCCTAATCAG AACTCAGGAATAAAAATCAGTAATGTGACATATGCAGACGTGAAAGGGACATCTGCATCTGAAGTTGCTATGAGGTTTGATTGCAGTGCAAGCTACCCATGTAAGTGGATTGGATTGAGAGATATAAAGCTCACTTACCAAGAGAACCAACCTGCACAATCTTTCTGCCGTAATATACGTGGAATTGCTCTTGGATTAGTTACACCCCCAAGCTGCTTATAG